A genomic segment from Estrella lausannensis encodes:
- the mutY gene encoding A/G-specific adenine glycosylase — MDVDRLAAWFEINKRAFPWRETKDPYRIWISEVMLQQTQAQVVIPYFDRWIEKFPTIEALSEAEKDEVVKAWEGLGYYSRARNLHRGAKDVVSRFGGKIPATKEELLSIPGIGEYTAGAILSFAFSQRSPAIDGNVIRVITRFFRIREEISIASTKRAILKAVEEILPKKNSHIVSEALIELGATVCKKKPSCIACPVKKGCLAYLHGEEGEIPFIKKRAATVFLRRAVFAVEQSGKLLIRREVEKGIMQDLYALPSIEISEPISGAVAVALLKEKFGIDAGFQLALPEVEHTYTRFRVTLNPVKVYAQGPELPAGFQWVSFPDLKEFPFSSGYRRILRLLNVK, encoded by the coding sequence ATGGACGTGGATCGGCTAGCTGCGTGGTTTGAGATCAATAAACGTGCTTTTCCTTGGCGGGAGACTAAAGACCCCTATCGGATCTGGATTTCCGAGGTGATGCTTCAGCAGACTCAGGCACAGGTCGTGATCCCCTATTTCGATCGATGGATTGAAAAATTTCCTACAATAGAGGCGCTTTCAGAAGCTGAAAAAGATGAAGTTGTTAAAGCTTGGGAAGGCCTTGGGTATTACTCAAGGGCGCGCAACTTGCATCGCGGAGCAAAGGACGTGGTGAGTCGGTTCGGGGGCAAAATTCCGGCCACCAAAGAAGAGCTTCTTTCTATTCCGGGCATCGGAGAGTATACTGCGGGGGCAATCTTATCGTTTGCCTTTTCACAGCGCTCCCCCGCAATTGACGGCAATGTCATCCGCGTGATCACTCGTTTCTTCCGAATCCGGGAAGAGATTTCAATCGCTTCCACCAAAAGAGCTATTTTAAAGGCTGTCGAAGAAATTTTGCCTAAAAAAAATTCCCATATTGTCTCGGAGGCTTTGATCGAGCTGGGAGCGACAGTTTGTAAGAAAAAGCCTTCTTGCATAGCCTGCCCCGTTAAAAAAGGGTGTCTTGCATACCTTCATGGGGAAGAAGGAGAGATCCCTTTCATTAAAAAAAGGGCTGCAACTGTCTTTCTGCGCCGGGCTGTTTTTGCCGTCGAACAAAGCGGTAAATTGCTCATCCGGCGGGAGGTCGAGAAAGGAATTATGCAAGATCTCTATGCCCTGCCTTCGATCGAGATTTCAGAACCCATTTCGGGGGCAGTGGCAGTCGCTCTTTTGAAAGAAAAATTTGGAATTGATGCCGGTTTTCAGCTTGCTCTTCCCGAAGTGGAGCATACCTACACCCGGTTTCGCGTGACTTTAAATCCTGTGAAGGTCTATGCCCAGGGTCCTGAACTGCCGGCAGGATTTCAGTGGGTGTCCTTCCCTGATCTGAAAGAATTTCCCTTCAGTTCCGGATATCGGCGCATTCTCAGATTGTTAAATGTTAAATAA